A genomic stretch from Ammospiza nelsoni isolate bAmmNel1 chromosome 32, bAmmNel1.pri, whole genome shotgun sequence includes:
- the THAP7 gene encoding THAP domain-containing protein 7 isoform X2, producing the protein MPRHCSAAGCCTRDTRDTRGRGISFHRLPRRDDPRRAQWLENSRRRDPAGGGRWDPSSKYIYFCSQHFESSCFELVGYRCVYRCAQHFEQSCFELLGYSTSNSPASSWSGTGVYSGYHRLKEGAVPTVFAPGPSRPPRPPKPPPERDPPRPPRGARRWRRDLPPAPPPPPVPSDVSCFPRDSKDPGPPPAGDHGGVPALPGPSGSIPETLLAATGDAAAAATPALPEGAPPTPAGPPAPPAPPSPSLFMLRLPPRAGSYIQSEHSYQVGSALLWKRRAEAALDALDKAQRQLQAGKRREHRLRLRLAELQRERRAGPEPRRSSKERLEVIGDGGGGVGGL; encoded by the exons ATGCCCCGGCACTGCTCCGCCGCCGGCTGCTGCACCCGCGACACGCGCGACACCCGCGGCAGAGGCATCTCCTTCCACCG gctgcctcgCCGTGACGACCCCCGTCGCGCTCAGTGGTTGGAGAACAGCCGGCGGCGGGACCCGGCCGGGGGGGGGCGCTGGGACCCCAGCTCCAAATACATCTACTTCTGCTCGCAGCACTTTGAGAGCTCCTGCTTCGAGCTCGTGGGCTACAGGTGTGTGTACAGGTGTGCTCAG CACTTCGAACAGTCCTGCTTCGAGCTCCTGGGCTACAG CACTTCGAACAGTCCTGCTTCGAGCTGGTCGGGTACAGGTGTGTACAG TGGTTATCACCGGCTGAAGGAGGGCGCCGTGCCCACCGTGTTCGCCCCCGGCCCCTCGcggcccccccggccccccAAGCCCCCCCCGGAGCGCGACCCCCCGAGACCCCCGCGGGGCGCCCGCAGGTGGAG ACGGGAcctccccccagccccgccgccccccccGGTACCCTCGGACGTCTCGTGCTTCCCGCGCGACTCCAAAGaccccggcccgcccccggccggCGACCACGGCGGGgtcccggcgctgcccggccccTCGGGCTCCATCCCAGAGACGCTCCTGGCGGCCACGGGCGacgccgcggccgccgccacCCCGGCCCTGCCCGAGGGGGCGCCCCCGACCCCCGCGGGACCCCCGGCCCCTCCGGCGCCGCCGTCCCCGTCGCTGTTCATGCTGCGGCTGCCGCCCCGCGCCGGCTCGTACATCCAGAGCGAGCACAGCTACCAGGTGGGCAGCGCCCTGCTCTGGAAGCGCCGCGCCGAGGCCGCGCTGGACGCGCTGGACAAGGcgcagaggcagctccaggctgggaaacgCCGCGAGCACCGGCTGAGGCTGCGCCTGGcggagctgcagagggagcgCCGGGCCGGCCCCGAGCCGCGGAGGAGCTCCAAGGAGCGCCTGGAGGTGATcggggatggaggaggaggagttggAGGTTTGTAA
- the THAP7 gene encoding THAP domain-containing protein 7 isoform X4 yields MPRHCSAAGCCTRDTRDTRGRGISFHRLPRRDDPRRAQWLENSRRRDPAGGGRWDPSSKYIYFCSQHFESSCFELVGYSGYHRLKEGAVPTVFAPGPSRPPRPPKPPPERDPPRPPRGARRWRRDLPPAPPPPPVPSDVSCFPRDSKDPGPPPAGDHGGVPALPGPSGSIPETLLAATGDAAAAATPALPEGAPPTPAGPPAPPAPPSPSLFMLRLPPRAGSYIQSEHSYQVGSALLWKRRAEAALDALDKAQRQLQAGKRREHRLRLRLAELQRERRAGPEPRRSSKERLEVIGDGGGGVGGL; encoded by the exons ATGCCCCGGCACTGCTCCGCCGCCGGCTGCTGCACCCGCGACACGCGCGACACCCGCGGCAGAGGCATCTCCTTCCACCG gctgcctcgCCGTGACGACCCCCGTCGCGCTCAGTGGTTGGAGAACAGCCGGCGGCGGGACCCGGCCGGGGGGGGGCGCTGGGACCCCAGCTCCAAATACATCTACTTCTGCTCGCAGCACTTTGAGAGCTCCTGCTTCGAGCTCGTGGGCTACAG TGGTTATCACCGGCTGAAGGAGGGCGCCGTGCCCACCGTGTTCGCCCCCGGCCCCTCGcggcccccccggccccccAAGCCCCCCCCGGAGCGCGACCCCCCGAGACCCCCGCGGGGCGCCCGCAGGTGGAG ACGGGAcctccccccagccccgccgccccccccGGTACCCTCGGACGTCTCGTGCTTCCCGCGCGACTCCAAAGaccccggcccgcccccggccggCGACCACGGCGGGgtcccggcgctgcccggccccTCGGGCTCCATCCCAGAGACGCTCCTGGCGGCCACGGGCGacgccgcggccgccgccacCCCGGCCCTGCCCGAGGGGGCGCCCCCGACCCCCGCGGGACCCCCGGCCCCTCCGGCGCCGCCGTCCCCGTCGCTGTTCATGCTGCGGCTGCCGCCCCGCGCCGGCTCGTACATCCAGAGCGAGCACAGCTACCAGGTGGGCAGCGCCCTGCTCTGGAAGCGCCGCGCCGAGGCCGCGCTGGACGCGCTGGACAAGGcgcagaggcagctccaggctgggaaacgCCGCGAGCACCGGCTGAGGCTGCGCCTGGcggagctgcagagggagcgCCGGGCCGGCCCCGAGCCGCGGAGGAGCTCCAAGGAGCGCCTGGAGGTGATcggggatggaggaggaggagttggAGGTTTGTAA
- the THAP7 gene encoding THAP domain-containing protein 7 isoform X3, with protein MPRHCSAAGCCTRDTRDTRGRGISFHRLPRRDDPRRAQWLENSRRRDPAGGGRWDPSSKYIYFCSQHFESSCFELVGYRCVYRCAQHFEQSCFELLGYSGYHRLKEGAVPTVFAPGPSRPPRPPKPPPERDPPRPPRGARRWRRDLPPAPPPPPVPSDVSCFPRDSKDPGPPPAGDHGGVPALPGPSGSIPETLLAATGDAAAAATPALPEGAPPTPAGPPAPPAPPSPSLFMLRLPPRAGSYIQSEHSYQVGSALLWKRRAEAALDALDKAQRQLQAGKRREHRLRLRLAELQRERRAGPEPRRSSKERLEVIGDGGGGVGGL; from the exons ATGCCCCGGCACTGCTCCGCCGCCGGCTGCTGCACCCGCGACACGCGCGACACCCGCGGCAGAGGCATCTCCTTCCACCG gctgcctcgCCGTGACGACCCCCGTCGCGCTCAGTGGTTGGAGAACAGCCGGCGGCGGGACCCGGCCGGGGGGGGGCGCTGGGACCCCAGCTCCAAATACATCTACTTCTGCTCGCAGCACTTTGAGAGCTCCTGCTTCGAGCTCGTGGGCTACAGGTGTGTGTACAGGTGTGCTCAG CACTTCGAACAGTCCTGCTTCGAGCTCCTGGGCTACAG TGGTTATCACCGGCTGAAGGAGGGCGCCGTGCCCACCGTGTTCGCCCCCGGCCCCTCGcggcccccccggccccccAAGCCCCCCCCGGAGCGCGACCCCCCGAGACCCCCGCGGGGCGCCCGCAGGTGGAG ACGGGAcctccccccagccccgccgccccccccGGTACCCTCGGACGTCTCGTGCTTCCCGCGCGACTCCAAAGaccccggcccgcccccggccggCGACCACGGCGGGgtcccggcgctgcccggccccTCGGGCTCCATCCCAGAGACGCTCCTGGCGGCCACGGGCGacgccgcggccgccgccacCCCGGCCCTGCCCGAGGGGGCGCCCCCGACCCCCGCGGGACCCCCGGCCCCTCCGGCGCCGCCGTCCCCGTCGCTGTTCATGCTGCGGCTGCCGCCCCGCGCCGGCTCGTACATCCAGAGCGAGCACAGCTACCAGGTGGGCAGCGCCCTGCTCTGGAAGCGCCGCGCCGAGGCCGCGCTGGACGCGCTGGACAAGGcgcagaggcagctccaggctgggaaacgCCGCGAGCACCGGCTGAGGCTGCGCCTGGcggagctgcagagggagcgCCGGGCCGGCCCCGAGCCGCGGAGGAGCTCCAAGGAGCGCCTGGAGGTGATcggggatggaggaggaggagttggAGGTTTGTAA
- the THAP7 gene encoding THAP domain-containing protein 7 isoform X1, with product MPRHCSAAGCCTRDTRDTRGRGISFHRLPRRDDPRRAQWLENSRRRDPAGGGRWDPSSKYIYFCSQHFESSCFELVGYSTSNSPASSSWATALRTVLLRAGRVQWLSPAEGGRRAHRVRPRPLAAPPAPQAPPGARPPETPAGRPQVETGPPPSPAAPPGTLGRLVLPARLQRPRPAPGRRPRRGPGAARPLGLHPRDAPGGHGRRRGRRHPGPARGGAPDPRGTPGPSGAAVPVAVHAAAAAPRRLVHPERAQLPGGQRPALEAPRRGRAGRAGQGAEAAPGWETPRAPAEAAPGGAAEGAPGRPRAAEELQGAPGGDRGWRRRSWRFVNKGFYSERAAGGAPEGEESGLQATEALQGARGPAAGGAPQGGESGGAPRSAWRCSEMEEEEGGEKLEELQGSGVAQRFGNQGFRSMGAAGGAPQGAQSRLRAAEELQGARGAPEGAESRGAPRSPWSSKECLELLGDAGGGQ from the exons ATGCCCCGGCACTGCTCCGCCGCCGGCTGCTGCACCCGCGACACGCGCGACACCCGCGGCAGAGGCATCTCCTTCCACCG gctgcctcgCCGTGACGACCCCCGTCGCGCTCAGTGGTTGGAGAACAGCCGGCGGCGGGACCCGGCCGGGGGGGGGCGCTGGGACCCCAGCTCCAAATACATCTACTTCTGCTCGCAGCACTTTGAGAGCTCCTGCTTCGAGCTCGTGGGCTACAG CACTTCGAACAGTCCTGCTTCGAGCTCCTGGGCTACAG CACTTCGAACAGTCCTGCTTCGAGCTGGTCGGGTACAG TGGTTATCACCGGCTGAAGGAGGGCGCCGTGCCCACCGTGTTCGCCCCCGGCCCCTCGcggcccccccggccccccAAGCCCCCCCCGGAGCGCGACCCCCCGAGACCCCCGCGGGGCGCCCGCAGGTGGAG ACGGGAcctccccccagccccgccgccccccccGGTACCCTCGGACGTCTCGTGCTTCCCGCGCGACTCCAAAGaccccggcccgcccccggccggCGACCACGGCGGGgtcccggcgctgcccggccccTCGGGCTCCATCCCAGAGACGCTCCTGGCGGCCACGGGCGacgccgcggccgccgccacCCCGGCCCTGCCCGAGGGGGCGCCCCCGACCCCCGCGGGACCCCCGGCCCCTCCGGCGCCGCCGTCCCCGTCGCTGTTCATGCTGCGGCTGCCGCCCCGCGCCGGCTCGTACATCCAGAGCGAGCACAGCTACCAGGTGGGCAGCGCCCTGCTCTGGAAGCGCCGCGCCGAGGCCGCGCTGGACGCGCTGGACAAGGcgcagaggcagctccaggctgggaaacgCCGCGAGCACCGGCTGAGGCTGCGCCTGGcggagctgcagagggagcgCCGGGCCGGCCCCGAGCCGCGGAGGAGCTCCAAGGAGCGCCTGGAGGTGATcggggatggaggaggaggagttggAGGTTTGTAAATAAAGGATTTTACTCTGAGCGTGCGGCTGGTGGAGCTCCAGAGGGGGAGGAGAGCGGGCTCCAAGCCACAGAGGCGCTCCAAGGAGCCCGTGGACCTGCAGCTGGTGGAGCTCCTCAGGGAGGGGAGAGCGGAGGAGCTCCAAGGAGCGCCTGGAGGTGCTCggagatggaggaggaggagggcggtGAGAAGTTGGAGGAGCTCCAAGGCTCAGGGGTGGCACAGAGGTTTGGAAATCAAGGATTTCGCTCTATGGGTGCGGCTGGTGGAGCTCCGCAGGGAGCGCAGAGCCGGCTCCGAGCCGCGGAGGAGCTCCAAGGAGCCCGTGGAGCTCCAGAGGGAGcggagagcagaggagctccaaGGAGCCCGTGGAGCTCCAAGGAGTGCTTGGAGCTGCTCGGGGATGCTggaggagggcagtga